CCGAGACCCCGTTTCCGTTGCACCTGGTCAGATGTCGCACCTGCCATGTCCGCGGCCTCAATCGCCGAAAACAAAAACGTTGGTCCGCAGTCGGCCAGGGGGTCGACCCACCCTGTCTCAGTCGTCGTCGGCGGCCGGCTGGGCCACCTCGCGGTCGGCCCGTGGCCCCTCCAGGTCGACGCTGGGCAGCAGGTCGCGGAGGTACTGGCCGGTGTAGGACTCCTCGGTCCGTGCGACCTCCTCCGGGGTACCCGCGGCAACGAGCGTCCCGCCGTTCTCCCCGCCCTCCGGTCCGAGGTCGAGGATGTGGTCGGCGTTCTTCACCAGGTCCAGCTCGTGCTCGATGACCACCACGGTGTTGCCGTCGTCGGTCAGGCGGTGGAGCACGTCGATGAGCTTTCGCTCGTCCTCGGGGTGGAGCCCGGTGGTGGGCTCGTCCAGCAGATAGAGCGTCTCGCCGGAATCTTTCTTGCCCAGTTCCTCTGCGAGTTTGACGCGCTGTGCCTCCCCGCCCGAGAGGGTGGTCGAGGGCTGGCCGAGTTTCATGTAGTCCAGCCCGACGTCCTTCAGGAGCTGGAGGCGCCGCCGGATGCCGCTGTGGCTCTCGAAGAAGTCGTAGGCCTCCTCGACGGTCATCTCCAGGACGTCGGCGATGGTCGCGCCCTTGTACGTGACGTCCAGCGTCTCGTCGTTGTAGCGGGCGCCGCCACACTCCTCGCAGGGCACCTCCACGTCCGAGAGGAAGTTCATGTCGATGGTGACGGTGCCCTGGCCGCCACACCCCTCACAGCGGCCGCCCTTGACGTTGAAGGAGAACCGCCCTTTCTCGTAGCCCCGCTGTTTCGAGAGGCTGGTCTCGGCGAACAGCTCGCGGATGTGGTCGAAGACGTTGGTGTAGGTCGCGGGGTTCGACCGGGGCGTGCGGCCGATTGGCGACTGGTCGATCAACCGGACCGTCTCGATGTTGTCGATGCCCTCGATGGCGTCGTGCTCGCCGGGGTTCACGTCGGTGTCGTTCATCCGGCGCACGAGGCCCTTGTAGAGCACGTCGTGCATTAGCGTCGACTTACCCGACCCCGAGACGCCGGTGATGGCTGTGAACGTCCCCAGCGGGAACTCGATGTCGAGGTCCGCGAGGTTGTGCTGGCGGGCACCCCGCACGGTGAGCGTCCCGTCGCCCGGTCGACGCTCCTCCGGGACCGGAATCGCCCGCTCCCCGGAGAGGTACTCGCCGGTCACGGAGTCGTCGGCGGCCATCACCTCCTCGACGGGGCCGTTGACTACCACCTCGCCGCCGCGCCGGCCGGGACCCGGGCCCATGTCGATGATGTTGTCGGCCCGCCGCATCGTCTCGGTGTCGTGTTCGACGACCAGCAGGGTGTTGCCCAGGTCGCGCAGTTCCTCTAAGGTGTTCAGCAGGCGGTCGTTGTCGCGGTGGTGCAGGCCGATGGAGGGCTCGTCGAGCACGTAGAGGACGCCGACGAGTCCCGAGCCGATCTGCGTCGCCAGGCGGATGCGCTGGCTCTCCCCGCCCGAGAGCGTCGCGGCCTCGCGGTCCAGCGTCAGGTACTCCAGGCCGACCTCCTTCATGAAGCCCAGGCGGGCGCGGATCTCCTTGAGGATCTCCTCGGCGATCTTCCGGTCGCGCGCCGAGAGGTTCGCCTCCAGGCCCTCGAAGTGGGTCAGCGCGTCGCCGATCGACATCTGGTTGACCTCGGTGATGGCGGTGCCGTCCACCAGAACCGCGCGGGACTCGGCTTTCAGGCGCGTCCCCTCGCAGTCGGGACAGGTCGTCGTCGCCATGAAGTCCTCGATGTGCTCGCGGGCGCGGTCCGAGTCCGTCTCGACGTGCCGGCGCTCGAGATTGGGGATGACGCCCTCGAAGCGCTCGGTCTTCTCACGGGTGCCGTTCTTGGTGCGCCACTGGAAGTGGACGACGTCGTCGGTCCCGTAGAGGAACTGCCGGCGAATCCCCGGGTCCAGGTCCTCGAAGGGCGTGTGGACGGAGACGCCGAAGTGCTCGGCGACGTTGTCCAGCTGCCGGGAGTAGTACGTCCGGTCGTAGCTCCAGGGCTCGAAGACGTCTTTCAGCGGTTTACTCTCGTCGCGTACGACGAGGTCCTCGGCGACCTCCTTGGTCTCGCCGAGCCCCTCGCAGGCCGGACAGGCACCGTGCGGGGAGTTAAACGAGAACGACCGGGTCTCGATCTCGGAGATGTCGATGCCACAGTGGGTACAGGCGAGGTCCTCGGAGAGTTCGACGACCAGGCGGTCGTCGCTCCCGGCGTCCGCCTCGTCGTGGGCCAGGTCGCCCGTCCGACGGCTGGTCGACCCGCCGAGCGCGTCGGCCACACCCCCGGGCGGGTCCGGGAGGACGACCTTCAGCGTCCCCTCGGCCTCCCCGAGCGCCGTCTCGACGGAGTCGGTGATCCGCGATCGCGCCTCCGTCGAGACCGTGATACGGTCGACGACGACGTCGACGGTGTGGTCGTAGTTCTCGTCCAGGTCGGGGCGGTCCAGCGTGAGGTCGTACTCCTCGCCGTCGACCTCGACGCGGGCGTACCCGTCGCCGACGAGCTCGTCGAACAGGTCCTCGAAGGCGCCCTTCTGGTCGCGGACCACTGGCGCACACAGCTTCGCGCGGGTCCCCTCGGGGAGGTCGAGGAGGCGCGAGACCATGTTCTGGGCCGACTGCTCGCCCACCTCGCGGCCACACTCCGGGCAGTGCGGGACGCCGATGCGGGCATACAGCAGGCGGAGGTAGTCGTGGAGTTCCGTGACGGTCCCGACCGTCGAGCGGGGGTTGTTCGCGGCGTTCTTCTGGTCGATGGAGATCGCCGGCGAGAGCCCCTCGACGTTCTCGACCTGGGGCTTGTCCATCTGGCCCAGGAAGTTCCGGGCGTACGCCGACAGCGACTCGATGTAGCGCCGCTGGCCCTCGGCGTAGACCGTCTCGAAGGCGAGCGAGGACTTCCCCGACCCCGAGAGGCCGGTGACGACGGTGAGTTCCTCGCGGGGAATCTCCACGTCGACGTCCTTGAGGTTGTGTTCCGCTGCGCCCGTGACCTCGATGACGTCTTTACTCATCTATGGCGTGTCCAGGGATTGGGTCGGGGAAACGCTGTCGGTTGCGCCCGGACGAGGGGGCGCCGCGCCAACACGTTGAAGGTCCTGACCGGTGCATTCGGGGGTATGAGCACGCCCTCCACGTACGACATCAGCGGTCTCGCCCTCACCGACGACTCCTACACCGTCGAACAGAGCCTCGTGCGCAACAAGTACAAGGCGATGGACGCCGCCGGCAACGTCGTCCTCCGCGGCAAGCAGAAGCTGTTCAAACTCAAAGAGGAGTTCCCGTTCGTCGACGGGAACGGCGAGGACGTGTTCACGGTGAAAGCGGCGAGTATGCTCGACGTCGCCGGCAACTACGTCCTCACCGACTCCCGGACCGGCGAGGAGGTGGTCGTGCTGGACAACGACTTCTCCTTGCTACAGGACACCTGGCGGATTCGCGACCCGGGGACCGGCGAGGAACTGGCCCGAATCGACTCCCGCGGGGCGCTGGTGACGATACTCCGGAACGTCCTCCCGTTCGGCGAGTGGATTCCCCACAAGTACGAGATCACCGACGCGAACGGCGCTCACGTCGGGCGCATCGACGGCCAGTTCTCCCTGAAGGACCGCTACCAGATTATCATCGACGACGCCAGCGACGTGCCGACGGAACCGGTCGTCGCCGCGGCGATGGTCATCGACGCGATCCAGGGCAACTGAGGCGGGGGTGCTACGCTACCGGAACCCTTCTCTGGCTTCCGGTCAGAACGTGGGTATGCGCCGTCGACGCTTCCTCCGCAGTATCGGGGTCGCCAGCGTCGGTTCCGGCCTCGCCGTCGGAACCGCCCGTGGCCACCCGACGCCGACAGACGACGGTACCCCGGGCACGCCCGCCGGGACGCCGACCGGCGACGGGCCCCTTGGAGTCCTCGACCTCCCCGCTGCTCACGAGGCCGTCGTCAGCCCAGACGGCCACACGGCGTACGTCGCTATCGGCGACGGGTTCGTCGTCGTCGACATCGAGTCACCGTCGGACCCGCGGCGTCTCGGCACACAGACAGACCTGCTGGCCGACAGCGCCGACGGCCCCATGCAGCGCGTCCAGGACCTCGCCGTCAGCGGGTCCCGGTTGCTGGTCGTCGGGCCGGCACACCCCAGCGAGGGGGCCCGCGGCCTCGTGGTCTACGACGTGAGCGACCGCCGGGACCCACGGCGAGTCGCCGGCTACGAGTTCGACTCGACCGTCCACAACTGCGACTTCGACGGCCGCTTCGCCTACCTGACCGCCAACAGCCGCGAGGCGAACCCGCTGGTCGTCGTCGACACGGAAACCGAACGCGAGGCCGGCACGTGGTCGCTGTTCGACGTCGACGCACGCTGGCGGGACGTCTCGCCCGGCCTGCGCTCGCTGCACGACGTCACCGTCCAGGGGGACCGCGCCTACCTCGCTCACTGGGACGCCGGGACGTGGATACTCGACGTCTCGGACCCGACCGCGCCCGAACTCGTCTCGAAGGTGCGGGGCCGGGACCCGGCGACGCTTGCGGCCGTCGACGACCCCGGGCGCGAGAGTCGCGTCCCGCCCGGCAACGACCACTACGTCACCGTCGGCGAGGACGCGGCACTCCTGGGGGTGGGAAGCGAGACGTTCGGCCTCGAGGGCGGCGCCGGCGGGCCGAGCGGCATCGAGCTGTTCGACGTCAGCGACCCGACGGCGCCCCGGGCCCTCGCGACCATCGAGCCGCCACCCTCGGAGAACCCGACGCGCGACGGCGTCCTGACGACGGCCCACAACTTCGAACTCGTCGATGGGCGGTGTTACGCCTCGTGGTACCTCGGCGGCCTCACGGTCCACGACGTCTCCGACCCGACGGCCCCCCGCGAGGTGTTCGCCTGGCGCGACAGCCAGCGCGCGTCGTTCTGGACCGCCCAGCGGGCCGCGGGAACAGTCGCCGCCACCAGCACGAACGCGCTCGGCGGGGTCGAGGTCCAGCCCGGGCTCTACACCTTCCCGGACCCGCCCCGGGACGGCGCGACGGGGACCGACGGCACGACGGGGACCGACGAGTCACAGGCCGGCGACGACCCGGCCGTCTCCGGTGCCGGCGGCGCGGGGTTCGGCGTCGGGGCGGCACTCTCGGCAGTCGCGCTGTGGGCCTGCCGGCACCGGCGCTGACCGGGCCTACTGCAGTGCGTTCTCGACGGCCGCCGCGACGCTCCGCGCCCGCTTTGCGAGTGCCTCCGGGACGTTCCCGGTCTCGACGGCTGCCGCGAGTTCGTCGTCGTCGACCCGCTCGACCGTCCCGTCCGGGTGTTTCACCACGTCGACGTGCAGGTCGACGTAGCGAGCCGCGTCCGGGAAGATCTCGACTGGGGTACAGACGTTGACGTAGGTTCCCTTCGCGGTCCCGTCGTCGCCGCGGTAGGTCGTCGGGTACCACCAGCGTCCCTCCTTGAGTTTCGTCAGGGCGACGTCACCGGCTTCCATAGGGGTGCCCAGCGCGTCGTAGGTCCCGCCGCCGCCCATCTCGCGTTCGATGGTCACCGTCCCGTCCGGGTCGACAGACTGGACCTCGCCGCTGCTCAGCGTGACGAGTCGGCCGTCGGGCTTGCCGTGGCCGACCCCCAGCGTGTCGCCCTCGCGGGGGCCGAACTGCCGGGCCGTCA
The DNA window shown above is from Haloarcula halobia and carries:
- a CDS encoding LVIVD repeat-containing protein, with translation MRRRRFLRSIGVASVGSGLAVGTARGHPTPTDDGTPGTPAGTPTGDGPLGVLDLPAAHEAVVSPDGHTAYVAIGDGFVVVDIESPSDPRRLGTQTDLLADSADGPMQRVQDLAVSGSRLLVVGPAHPSEGARGLVVYDVSDRRDPRRVAGYEFDSTVHNCDFDGRFAYLTANSREANPLVVVDTETEREAGTWSLFDVDARWRDVSPGLRSLHDVTVQGDRAYLAHWDAGTWILDVSDPTAPELVSKVRGRDPATLAAVDDPGRESRVPPGNDHYVTVGEDAALLGVGSETFGLEGGAGGPSGIELFDVSDPTAPRALATIEPPPSENPTRDGVLTTAHNFELVDGRCYASWYLGGLTVHDVSDPTAPREVFAWRDSQRASFWTAQRAAGTVAATSTNALGGVEVQPGLYTFPDPPRDGATGTDGTTGTDESQAGDDPAVSGAGGAGFGVGAALSAVALWACRHRR
- a CDS encoding LURP-one-related/scramblase family protein; translated protein: MSTPSTYDISGLALTDDSYTVEQSLVRNKYKAMDAAGNVVLRGKQKLFKLKEEFPFVDGNGEDVFTVKAASMLDVAGNYVLTDSRTGEEVVVLDNDFSLLQDTWRIRDPGTGEELARIDSRGALVTILRNVLPFGEWIPHKYEITDANGAHVGRIDGQFSLKDRYQIIIDDASDVPTEPVVAAAMVIDAIQGN
- the uvrA gene encoding excinuclease ABC subunit UvrA; translation: MSKDVIEVTGAAEHNLKDVDVEIPREELTVVTGLSGSGKSSLAFETVYAEGQRRYIESLSAYARNFLGQMDKPQVENVEGLSPAISIDQKNAANNPRSTVGTVTELHDYLRLLYARIGVPHCPECGREVGEQSAQNMVSRLLDLPEGTRAKLCAPVVRDQKGAFEDLFDELVGDGYARVEVDGEEYDLTLDRPDLDENYDHTVDVVVDRITVSTEARSRITDSVETALGEAEGTLKVVLPDPPGGVADALGGSTSRRTGDLAHDEADAGSDDRLVVELSEDLACTHCGIDISEIETRSFSFNSPHGACPACEGLGETKEVAEDLVVRDESKPLKDVFEPWSYDRTYYSRQLDNVAEHFGVSVHTPFEDLDPGIRRQFLYGTDDVVHFQWRTKNGTREKTERFEGVIPNLERRHVETDSDRAREHIEDFMATTTCPDCEGTRLKAESRAVLVDGTAITEVNQMSIGDALTHFEGLEANLSARDRKIAEEILKEIRARLGFMKEVGLEYLTLDREAATLSGGESQRIRLATQIGSGLVGVLYVLDEPSIGLHHRDNDRLLNTLEELRDLGNTLLVVEHDTETMRRADNIIDMGPGPGRRGGEVVVNGPVEEVMAADDSVTGEYLSGERAIPVPEERRPGDGTLTVRGARQHNLADLDIEFPLGTFTAITGVSGSGKSTLMHDVLYKGLVRRMNDTDVNPGEHDAIEGIDNIETVRLIDQSPIGRTPRSNPATYTNVFDHIRELFAETSLSKQRGYEKGRFSFNVKGGRCEGCGGQGTVTIDMNFLSDVEVPCEECGGARYNDETLDVTYKGATIADVLEMTVEEAYDFFESHSGIRRRLQLLKDVGLDYMKLGQPSTTLSGGEAQRVKLAEELGKKDSGETLYLLDEPTTGLHPEDERKLIDVLHRLTDDGNTVVVIEHELDLVKNADHILDLGPEGGENGGTLVAAGTPEEVARTEESYTGQYLRDLLPSVDLEGPRADREVAQPAADDD